From Enoplosus armatus isolate fEnoArm2 chromosome 23, fEnoArm2.hap1, whole genome shotgun sequence:
GTTGTTGACTTGAGGTTCAGAGCCAAGAAGCATTTATTGAGACCAGCTTATTGTTGGAGtcagtctctttgtctcctgGAATAGCCCCGATAATCATATTACACTgcagacgcacaaacacagaggctcTGGCCCTGGTCCCTGGAAGGGAAACTCTTAAAGGGGAAGGGGAGTACTACTACATATGTGGAAACAAGTTGTATAAagtcttttgtggctccagagagaGCTGCACAAAGTTTGTTAAACTGCCTCAAATGATGTCActtgaagactacaagtttgaaaattaaaaaaaatctgtttgtgtggagttagaaagaagtgagctcaccagacctctgcagcccgctcctcacctctgtttgaggctagcagctcgaggctacattagcagctactagcatgacacacccaaatctccaactgaaggaagaagaatgagtgcacaataatttaatttaattcattatgTGCAAACATGGTTGAAGACTCTTGAGTTATAGATGGAACTTTGTGTTTCTCAATTGATCATACCTCAAAATATAGGCCTTGCCTTCTCATTACCttacagtacttttatttgGCAAATGCTATTGTCCATAGGGATTTACTGTAAGTGCATTCAGACCCTAAAGAAACAAGAGCTCGGTGTATTTTGGAAGTATAAGTTCTCTGAGgtgataaacaaaacattaactaAGACATAATATAAAGACTTGTTGTTGTCGAGGACTCCACTACTAAGAGCCATGATAAGAAAAgctatattatagtatataacattatttattagGTGTTCTGGaaaattgaatattgaataattGTTgcagttaatgttaatgttgtagtagtagtgtaGTATTATTAAACAAGACTGTGGATAAAGCAGGACTGCCAgcttatctctcctctctctctctgcttacCTGCCGGCCTCAGGTGGGGAGGGCAGTATACTGGGAGGAGCAGGCGCAGTCATCGGCGTGGGCTCAGACATCGGCGGCAGCATCCGTATGCCCTGTTTCTTCAACGGTATATTCGGCCATAAAACCACCCCCGGTAAGAGAAACTACatgttaaatatgtattaatgcAGCCCGTCCTTAttcagtgtgctgctgcagtatcCGTTATATTAAATGACAATGTAAAAGGGGTCGCTGGTAGTGATGAACCCGAATTATCACTTGAATCTGCAGCCCTCATtcacagagctttttttttttagtgagtTTCAAGTCATTGTTTAGCTTGGTTCACTCTCATGGCatctttttcagctgtttttagtgagaaagctctaaaaacacactgttcacaatatgttcagcaccaaacagcagacagacacagttagcgactagctgagaccagaaacagagctaaaagagattAAATATATCAGGTGGAAATCactacaaatgaatgctaatgtttctccttaagtgctggatgtgtaaacaagccactgtttgctaacaagtttaccacatcaacttaaaaggtgataatatgtcagtgttctTATTGTTTCTGCTGCCGGCAAGGGCCCACAAAAATGAGTTACtgtgatgtgtgtctgcaggtgtcgTGTCCTTTGAGAACCAGTACCCTCCTTGCTCCGGCAGACACGAGGAGTACATCAGCAATGGTCCCATGTGCCGCTACGCTGAGGACCTGCTGCCCATGCTCAGTATCATGGCAGGACCCAAAGCTCACATGTAAGAgctgaatgagtgtgttttttccaaAACCAGCTAACTTTATAAACATTCAGATACTTTCTAAGCGTTCTTTTTTCTTGGAGGTTTTCTTGCAGCGCTTGGTaaaaatcaaaaccaaacaatggCCTTTGTCCGCTAATGTTTGTCTAATTTGCAGTATTTGCTTCCACATGTTTACACAGGTTGTCTTTAAACACGAAGGTTGACTTAAAGAAGCTGCGGTTCTTCACCATCCCTCACGATGGCGGCTCTACTGTGACGTACCCCGTCAGCAAAGAGCTCATGGAGATTCAGAGGAAGGTGCGTTGAATCCATTGGTCAAATCACTTCTGCAGAACCGGGCGTATCAGGAAGGTTAATTAAAATCCTCACGCGATGTTCTTCAGGTGGTGGAGCGTCTGGAGGCCGACCTCGGGGTGAAAGTCCAAGAAGCTCGTTTCCCAGAGCTCCGCTATGGCTTCCAGATCTGGGACACCTACATGGGCCTTCCTGACGAGAAGGGCAAGGTAGCTGACAACCTTGATCCAGAGCAGCGtgtccctgcctgtctgtgcaGGACAGTTATTGGacatgaaacaggaaacagtcgTGAATCTGTCTAATAAGACGTGAATGTGAAAGAAAGCAGGTTGAGTCTTAGTCACAGCGCCTATTGTAGTCTGCTGCCCAGAAACGGTTCACTAATCTGTTTAGCTTTagcataccacacacacacacacacacacacacacacagtgctatGGGGTTTGCAGGGTCCTTTGGTTAGTTGAATAAGTTATTATTACTGTCATGCCATTCATGGTTTCCTGGTATAAAATGTTACTGcaatgataatgtaatgtaaataatgtgttGCTCTGCAGAACTTGTACTTTTGATTCttctaagtacattttgttataATACTTTTACTAGGATAAGGAAAGgattaagtaggattttgaatgaagaCTTTTGCTTGTcatagagtatttttacattgttgtgttggtacttttacttcagtaaacaatgtgagtacttcttccaccgcgGATTTAAACTAGACTGTAAAGCACCCAGACACTGTGTTCAGTAGCGAACCGCTTTCAAAGGTTAtgaaaattataaaaacaaatctattgCCTGGATAAAAAGCTATATAACAGTTTCTAAAGTTTCAACTATGGCGCCACCCAGTGGTGAtgtttgttaacatgttgatgaaAAAACCTTCAGACTGATAAAGCAGCAGGTTTAAATTGATCAtaattcatcatgttttcatcaggCCTCTCTGATGTTGGAAGTCATGTCTCATCTCGCCTCAAAAATACGCAAAGGTCCTTCAGCGGGAGCAAATCTTTTGACTCAAGTGGAttttaaaaactatttcaggcatcaaatgttgcaaaaaaatcatgaaaagcTTCTCTAATattttgtgtgctgtgtacagtgtgtattatCTGAGCGCTactattttgaggtactttatgacataaataaatcacttagtgacttgttttaaatgaaaacctgGTGTTGAGgtaacacactcacagtaaaGGCACTAACACAGGTTAGTGTCAccacaaatataatatacacaCTCTTGTGTAATTTGTGATTgtttagaaataaataataaatataattgttTTCTTGCCTTAGCCTCCTCAGACATTTGCTGAGCTGATTGGGGAACCAGGACGACCCGTGTGGCCTCTGTGGGAGCTGCTGAAATGGATGGTGGGAAAATCCGAGCATACCATGGCTGCTATTGGTAAGAgggaaaaatattgattataatttattttcatttgtatgaaGCTATTAAGGTTTACTCTCTCATCATTATTTCAAGACTGTcttcattgcattttatttcctaATTGCCTTTTTCATTCCATTTGTAATATCACACGCCTCCTGCCTCTAACAAGCCCAACAACTGCTACCAAATGTAGCcagttagctcctgttagctaGAGCAACAACAACGCTAAGCAGTTCTGAATCAACCAACTAACTGTTTCTTTTAAATACTTGACATAatttattcatataaatatCTATTTCATAACAATATTGTACACTTTGGGGGCTCCATACAATACTGCACAGTATCACAAACtacataaaaacagatacatttattatttggagaaaaacaatttgttgtttgttgtaaaaTAGGTATCATCTATGatatgtaaaattaaaataaaagaaaatgagtaCATACTCATATTGGCAGTTATGACGTCTCCAGcatgaaatcaaacaacaacatatgcacagttacacaaaataaactttggttattaaatacattttgtgtaattgtgGCTGCTTGAAGTCTTCCTGTGTTATTCTGGTCGACGGCGtcttaaagctgcagctgtgaaCAGTATGAGTGTGCGTGACGTGTTCAGGTCTGGCCCTGGTGGAGATGACCCAGGTGTCCAAACCCTCACCCTTCATCATCCATCagaaggagaagctgcagaagGGAGTGGACGAGCTGCTGGGGACTGACGGTGTCTTTCTTTACCCCTCGCACACCAGAGTGGCTCCTAAACACCACCACCCGCTCTTCAGACCCCTTGACTTTGCCTACACAGGTCAGTCCTCCTCAACTGTCCACagttctgtctctttcttcttctgtgagaATGCGCCACTAAAATGATCAAACTTTATACGTAATATTTCCAGTTACAGGACATCTCCCAACCTCCAGTAAAGTTGTCAGAAGGTGCTCCagtcttatttttatttccacatatGAAACCGTGACGTCCAttcttctctgcctccaggTATAATCAACATCCTCGGGCTGCCGGTCACCCAGTGCCCTCTGGGTCTGGGTGAGGAAGGTCTGCCCCTGGGTCTGCAGGTCGTTGCTGGGAAGCTGCAGGACCGCCTGACCCTCGAGGTGGCTCTCTACTTGGAAAAGACGTTTGGAGGCTGGAGGGAACCCGGAGCCGACTAAAACCACACGCTAACAGCCATGAACCAAACCTCCGGACTGGATCTGGCTGGATGTGGATTGAAGATTGTGGTACTCTCTGTCTGCCTTGCTGCTTGCCGTAGTACACAAATACTAAGAGGTACAATCAGATCGTTGAATATTCAAGTGGAAGAGATTGATTTTTGCACTCAGTCGTTCCATTAAGTGCAAGTCATGATTTTATCATTTACCCTGTTCAAGGACTGTTGCGTCATGAGCAcaagctttaaaaacaggttgATTTTCATATTAATGGAAATGTCTTTTAATTGAACATTCACATTATCACGCAAAACAGGGCCTCTGAGCTGTTCATACTTATCTTTTATACAACTTAGACAATTACTTTTCCCTTGTTTTTACATGGGGCAGTAGTCCTACTGTTTTGTACTATTTTAACCCTCAGAAGGTAGAAGTACACAACAGGCTCAAGgtgttcctgttgtttttaccaATTAGACTCCTGCTCATGTTCACATTTGGTGGAGCTAATCTGGACTTTGCTGGTGTTACCTTATTTCATATATATGAAAGATTCAAAAAGGTGTGATTTGACCTGCATGAACAGGTGTAGAGAGGTTAAATCGAGTGTGGTCAGGAGGACACGCTCACACATCCCAGAGGAAGTCCAGTCAGCCAGAATAATAAAACACCTGTACAGATGTGTGCTGTAAATGTGCTGGGTTTTTGATTCATTAGTAATGCTGACAAAACCTTCGTTGCGTGGTAATGTGAATGTTGCATAATGGCAGTTCATTGATTGTGGTGCCTGTTTTCTGCTGCAACGCATTTGTTTCagttaattaaaagaaaaaaaaggtctgaatcttttctctcatttataACTTCACTGCTTCTTATTACAATATGTTTTTGCAGTCacatggttgttgttgttgttgacatagtgaaatagtttgacagttgggaaatacgcttattcacttctcatgtctgtacaataaatatgaagctacagccagaagtggactagcttagcttagcacaaagaggggaaacaggtagcctggctctgaaATCCACCCAGCAACACCtttttaaagctcactaattaacattatatctcgtttgtttaatgtGTACCAAAACTGAAGCTGCAGAAATGCTTTGCTTCACGTTAATGCACAGGAATTTAAGAAATCTTCCCAAATACACTTGTCAGCATTGGATTATTTCACAGCAGAGTAAATGTATCGAGGGAAGGAAAAGGCACAACGGGAAACCATTGATAAACTCCctcaacaaaaaagaaaagtgaataaGAAAGATGAGAAACGCCCCCATGGAGTCTGTTGTcactttattttcttcccttcttttgaaaaaggatgaaaaattATTAAACATCTACCAGAAGGCTCCAAACAGAACTTGACAGCATTGAAAAATATTCACCGCTCATTTCTTTTGGTCACCTCTGTGATGACTGTCattattctctctttttgttgttgttgttgttgttgtcacaaATCATGATTCTGATCTGAAAGGTCGAAGAAAAGCTGCGAATGTCACATTCATACAGGAAAATACAGACAGCTCGTCTTGTCGTCTTTCTAGACTCGTGACATGCTTGTACCTCAGAGTACAAATGTTGAAAGGTGTCTGCCGTGAGAATAATTCTTCTGCTCAGACTCGTATAACGCTCTCACCCCTCCTGAACACAGCATCATTCAGGAATCGGAGGGGActtaaaaactgaaacaataaaaagggTAAGGGAAACAAAcgaaaagtacagaaatattcTTCAAAGAGTCCTGCATTTTGGCGGTGCAGGAAAAGGGAGGACCTTTTCTCTCCTTGATGATCTCTCACCTGCCCAGTGCTTGATTTGGCCCAAATGTGTATGCAAATACTTGGatgtgtaaacatgtttttttttttttttttgaagtggATAAGAAATTTTGGGTGTGTGATTTTGAGCGAGCGAAGCGCCTCAGGAGGTGTTGGTGATGGGTTTGTATTTCTTGAGGCGGGTCCACTGTCCTGTGGAGTAGTTCATTTCGAAGACTGTGTCCACCAGCATGGTGGTGCTGCCGGTGCCGTCGGCTTTGGGCAGAACCTCTGTGTGTTCGCTCAGCTTGATCTGGATGATCTCCCCCTGCTCCGGGCACGGGTTCTCTGACAGACAGGAGCAAGTAGACTGGTTATTATTGGCCTATGTGTGTTTAGGAATCACCGACACAGACACTTCCTGTAATCATATGTGTAGTGCACTGTGTAGTGCATTTATGCCGAAAATTGAATACCAGGAATTTAGATGCCTGTATTTCTTGGAAATGTTGGCCAAAATATGGTTCTTTTCCAGGACAAATACCTGCAGGATCTCATGTTTTTAGTGTTCACttactgaagaaataaaaactgaagacaCCTCCAAACACCATTAACGCTAGATAGATAAATCATGGGCTGAGTGTATCGTTACACCCCTGCTAGGGTCAGTTTAAACTCTCATGCTaacaaaaatgt
This genomic window contains:
- the LOC139305769 gene encoding fatty-acid amide hydrolase 2-A-like, which translates into the protein MALSRLEKAQVWLFKAVMGVLFVLFRLFSPRRSVMSGKKLPPVRNPLLLVSATQLAKKIRRKEVSSVEVVQAYIDRIQEVNPLLNAVVKDRFDAALQEAAQVDKLIEEETGGEEVLEDRLPLLGVPLSVKECYALQGMPYTVGLMSRRGVTATVDAPAVALLKRAGAIPLGVTNTSEMCMWSESHNHLHGITNNPYDLERIPGGSSGGEGSILGGAGAVIGVGSDIGGSIRMPCFFNGIFGHKTTPGVVSFENQYPPCSGRHEEYISNGPMCRYAEDLLPMLSIMAGPKAHMLSLNTKVDLKKLRFFTIPHDGGSTVTYPVSKELMEIQRKVVERLEADLGVKVQEARFPELRYGFQIWDTYMGLPDEKGKPPQTFAELIGEPGRPVWPLWELLKWMVGKSEHTMAAIGLALVEMTQVSKPSPFIIHQKEKLQKGVDELLGTDGVFLYPSHTRVAPKHHHPLFRPLDFAYTGIINILGLPVTQCPLGLGEEGLPLGLQVVAGKLQDRLTLEVALYLEKTFGGWREPGAD